One part of the Marispirochaeta sp. genome encodes these proteins:
- a CDS encoding MBL fold metallo-hydrolase, which yields MQAKDHKNDNGIEIVFIGPSYGESILIKDNENNWFVIDSCIDLATKESLPLKYLSDVGVNTVERVKMIIITHWHDDHIRGISQLCEKCDNASIVIPLTFGQREFVNIFSYSITDELGFRRSGNLREMLRVINVVDQKQLELIYAKQNETIFQSNNSENKLSIFALSPGNLDYRLSCSGIARAYKSILDGGRLHDDRINPNLFSIALLIKIGKSSLLLGGDLEVHPDPRRGIDNALKSHCLSDNISGLYKVAHHGSKTAYHKQLGQSLRKDNFSIITPWRKGRNAIPTCSEIELHKQHSDQLFITAKPRNSKPIKKRSNMIDKAMRDATNFRYLYSVAKPGHIIMKAKYSDLVSGNNKWEIALSNQSEKL from the coding sequence TTGCAAGCAAAAGATCACAAAAACGATAACGGAATAGAGATTGTATTCATCGGACCAAGCTATGGCGAATCTATTCTAATAAAAGATAATGAAAATAACTGGTTTGTAATCGATTCATGTATTGATCTCGCAACCAAGGAATCACTCCCACTAAAATACCTAAGTGATGTTGGTGTAAATACAGTAGAAAGAGTGAAGATGATCATTATCACACACTGGCATGATGATCATATTCGAGGGATCTCTCAGTTATGTGAAAAATGCGATAATGCGTCAATAGTAATTCCACTCACATTTGGACAACGTGAGTTTGTTAATATTTTTAGCTATTCAATAACTGATGAACTAGGCTTCCGAAGGTCAGGGAATCTGCGAGAAATGCTTAGAGTTATCAATGTCGTAGACCAGAAACAGCTAGAACTGATTTACGCGAAACAAAATGAGACAATCTTCCAAAGCAACAATAGCGAAAATAAGCTATCTATTTTTGCACTTTCACCGGGGAATCTTGATTATCGGCTTAGCTGTTCAGGGATTGCACGTGCATATAAATCAATTCTTGATGGGGGAAGGTTACATGACGATAGAATCAATCCTAATTTGTTTTCGATTGCGTTGCTAATTAAAATAGGTAAAAGTTCACTACTATTGGGAGGAGATTTAGAGGTTCACCCAGACCCAAGACGCGGAATTGATAACGCGCTCAAATCTCATTGCTTGTCTGATAATATAAGCGGGTTGTACAAAGTTGCTCATCATGGATCAAAAACAGCATATCACAAGCAACTTGGCCAATCTCTTCGAAAAGACAATTTTTCTATCATAACTCCATGGCGTAAGGGCAGAAACGCCATTCCAACATGTTCTGAAATCGAATTACATAAACAGCATTCCGATCAACTATTTATTACGGCGAAACCAAGGAATTCCAAACCCATCAAGAAACGCAGTAATATGATTGATAAAGCAATGAGAGACGCCACAAATTTTCGGTATCTTTATTCTGTAGCAAAACCTGGCCACATTATCATGAAAGCAAAATATTCTGATTTAGTTTCAGGAAATAATAAGTGGGAAATAGCGTTATCTAATCAATCAGAAAAGCTTTAA